A stretch of Halocalculus aciditolerans DNA encodes these proteins:
- the hisH gene encoding imidazole glycerol phosphate synthase subunit HisH — MSTHATRTAEDADADAAVVVVDYGLGNLRSVVRGLERAGATVAVTDDPDELATADGVVLPGVGAFSEGMENAGPFRDAIHDAADAGTPVFGICLGMQMLLDESEESDGAGMGDASGLGLVPGRNVRFSEEQTVPHMGWNELRVERDHPLVTGVDGGSGGSVDGEFAYFVHSYYAVPDDDEHVVATTDYGTEFASIVANSEGNVFGTQFHPEKSGETGLTILRNFVDICAQP; from the coding sequence ATGAGTACGCACGCGACCCGGACGGCCGAGGACGCCGACGCGGACGCGGCCGTCGTCGTCGTCGACTACGGCCTCGGGAACCTCCGGAGCGTCGTCCGCGGCCTCGAACGCGCCGGCGCGACCGTCGCCGTCACCGACGACCCCGACGAACTCGCGACCGCCGACGGCGTCGTCCTCCCCGGCGTCGGCGCATTCTCCGAGGGGATGGAGAACGCCGGGCCCTTCCGCGACGCCATCCACGACGCCGCCGACGCCGGCACGCCCGTCTTCGGCATCTGCCTCGGCATGCAGATGCTCTTAGACGAGAGCGAGGAGTCCGACGGCGCGGGCATGGGTGACGCCTCCGGCCTCGGCCTCGTCCCCGGCCGCAACGTCCGCTTCAGCGAGGAGCAAACCGTCCCGCACATGGGCTGGAACGAACTCCGCGTCGAACGCGACCACCCGCTCGTCACCGGCGTCGACGGCGGCTCCGGTGGCTCCGTCGACGGCGAGTTCGCCTACTTCGTCCACTCCTACTACGCCGTCCCGGACGACGACGAGCACGTCGTCGCCACCACCGACTACGGCACCGAGTTCGCCAGCATCGTCGCGAACTCCGAGGGCAACGTCTTCGGCACCCAGTTCCACCCCGAGAAATCCGGCGAGACGGGCCTGACCATCCTCCGGAACTTCGTCGACATCTGCGCCCAGCCGTAG
- a CDS encoding cupin domain-containing protein, producing MTDQSKPVIRRGGEETYDAVDAADGLSKAVLVGPDDAPHFAMRRFVLEAGGSAPKHTNDVEHEQYVLEGEYVVGIGDEEYTVSAGDSLLIPAGVTHWYRNEGDEDGAFICVVPNGDDSIQVVED from the coding sequence ATGACCGACCAATCGAAACCGGTGATTCGACGCGGCGGCGAGGAGACGTACGACGCCGTCGACGCGGCGGACGGCCTCTCGAAGGCCGTGCTCGTCGGCCCCGACGACGCCCCGCACTTCGCGATGCGGCGGTTCGTCCTCGAAGCCGGCGGGAGCGCGCCGAAGCACACGAACGACGTCGAACACGAACAGTACGTCCTCGAAGGCGAGTACGTCGTCGGTATCGGCGACGAGGAGTACACCGTCTCAGCGGGCGACAGCCTCCTCATCCCCGCGGGCGTCACGCACTGGTACCGGAACGAGGGCGACGAGGACGGCGCGTTCATCTGCGTCGTCCCGAACGGCGACGACTCGATCCAAGTCGTCGAGGACTAA
- the phnC gene encoding phosphonate ABC transporter ATP-binding protein, protein MAKVTADHVRKVYGEDTVALDDATFEVPDGEFVVLLGPSGAGKSTLLRILNGLTSPTEGGIAIGDEAITGTRADVAMVFQMHYLVESMSAYRNALTGALSRTSFLSSVLTRYDDADKEMALEALDTVGLLDEASQRVGSMSGGQQQRVGIARALTQNPALLLADEPVASLDPKAAEEVMRYLKRAADERDLTSIVSLHQVNIAREFGERFIGLRDGEVVFDGGPDDLTMDVVDRIYYDSDESESPADHLAEA, encoded by the coding sequence ATGGCGAAAGTAACCGCGGATCACGTTCGGAAGGTCTACGGCGAGGACACCGTGGCCCTCGACGACGCGACGTTCGAGGTGCCCGACGGCGAGTTCGTCGTGCTCCTCGGCCCGTCGGGCGCGGGGAAGTCCACACTCCTCCGCATCCTCAACGGCCTCACCAGCCCGACCGAGGGCGGAATAGCGATCGGCGACGAGGCGATCACGGGGACGCGTGCGGACGTCGCGATGGTCTTCCAGATGCACTACCTCGTCGAGTCGATGAGCGCGTACCGAAACGCGCTCACCGGCGCGCTCAGCCGGACGTCGTTCCTCTCGAGCGTCCTCACGCGCTACGACGACGCGGACAAGGAGATGGCGCTCGAGGCGCTCGACACCGTCGGCCTCCTCGACGAGGCGAGCCAGCGCGTCGGCTCGATGTCCGGCGGGCAACAACAGCGCGTCGGCATCGCCCGCGCCCTCACTCAGAACCCCGCGCTCCTCCTCGCAGACGAACCCGTCGCGAGCCTCGACCCGAAGGCCGCCGAGGAAGTGATGCGATACCTCAAGCGCGCCGCCGACGAACGCGACCTCACGTCTATCGTCAGCCTCCACCAGGTGAACATTGCCCGCGAGTTCGGCGAGCGCTTCATCGGCCTGCGCGACGGCGAGGTCGTCTTCGACGGCGGCCCCGACGACCTCACGATGGACGTCGTCGACCGCATCTACTACGACAGCGACGAGAGCGAATCGCCCGCCGATCACCTCGCGGAGGCCTAG
- a CDS encoding substrate-binding domain-containing protein, translating into MVQRRTFLKSAGAAGALGLTAGCIGNFGEQAYGDGKIKFLMSPTEPQDQMMAQYQPVKERLNSYIDSVDTVDAKYAANYSATLTAMNSGTADVAETGPFAAALGVNTDKADIILQRHAYGSWTYRSVIVTREDSDIERLSDLEGKTVALADALSASGSLYPLYMLKQAGLSIPDSPGSEKGADFTPNWSSHASAKQALLNDQADAAGVGYFIVRGEDSEYVDGVRELDTRKNIPRAPLIVSPTLSDEEKTKITEAFTTAPDSMYYGEDGEKGTEDDIWFDGVRKRGVDTYQPVIDMANELGYGEDVFKS; encoded by the coding sequence ATGGTCCAACGGCGTACCTTCCTCAAGTCGGCTGGCGCGGCCGGTGCGCTCGGCCTCACGGCCGGTTGTATCGGGAACTTCGGCGAGCAGGCGTACGGTGACGGGAAGATCAAGTTCCTCATGTCTCCGACGGAGCCGCAGGATCAGATGATGGCGCAGTATCAGCCCGTCAAGGAGCGGCTGAACTCGTACATCGACAGCGTCGACACGGTGGACGCGAAGTACGCGGCGAACTACTCCGCGACGCTCACCGCGATGAACTCGGGCACCGCGGACGTCGCCGAGACGGGGCCGTTCGCCGCCGCGCTCGGCGTGAACACGGACAAGGCCGACATCATCCTCCAGCGGCACGCCTACGGCTCCTGGACGTACCGGAGCGTCATCGTCACGCGGGAGGACTCCGACATCGAACGGCTCTCCGACCTCGAGGGGAAGACGGTCGCGCTCGCCGACGCGCTCTCCGCGTCCGGCTCCCTCTACCCGCTCTACATGCTAAAGCAGGCCGGCCTCTCGATTCCCGACTCCCCGGGAAGCGAGAAGGGCGCCGACTTCACGCCGAACTGGTCGAGTCACGCCAGCGCGAAGCAGGCGCTCCTCAACGACCAGGCGGACGCCGCCGGCGTCGGCTACTTCATCGTCCGCGGCGAGGACAGCGAGTACGTCGACGGCGTCCGCGAACTCGACACGCGGAAGAACATCCCGCGCGCCCCGCTCATCGTCAGCCCGACGCTCTCCGACGAGGAGAAGACGAAGATCACCGAGGCCTTCACGACTGCGCCCGACTCGATGTACTACGGCGAGGACGGCGAGAAGGGCACGGAGGACGACATCTGGTTCGACGGCGTGCGAAAGCGCGGCGTCGACACCTACCAGCCGGTGATCGACATGGCGAACGAACTCGGCTACGGCGAAGACGTCTTCAAGAGCTAA
- a CDS encoding DUF5814 domain-containing protein has protein sequence MAVTDKIYVKNHRQLASQLDASFPKGAFHGATLDVLFQGDLSQLNEATQDRVLDFAKDFLDCGCDTNPYCGHPERKFIRYLLDLRAQGLDPESIVDVMTDDYMLYAYPGDIYSFLDDAVRTLEAVEELADVDGQPDAADLASTRKRELTR, from the coding sequence GTGGCCGTCACGGACAAGATCTACGTGAAGAACCACCGGCAGCTCGCCAGCCAGCTCGACGCGAGCTTCCCGAAGGGCGCGTTCCACGGCGCGACGCTCGACGTCCTCTTCCAGGGCGACCTCTCGCAGCTCAACGAGGCGACGCAGGACCGCGTGCTCGACTTCGCGAAGGACTTCCTCGACTGCGGCTGCGATACGAATCCCTACTGCGGCCACCCCGAGCGGAAGTTCATTCGCTACCTCCTCGACCTCCGCGCGCAAGGCCTCGACCCCGAGTCCATCGTCGACGTCATGACCGACGACTACATGCTCTACGCCTACCCCGGCGACATCTACTCGTTCCTCGACGACGCCGTCCGCACGCTCGAAGCCGTCGAGGAGCTCGCCGACGTCGACGGCCAGCCGGACGCCGCGGACCTCGCGAGCACGCGGAAGCGCGAAC
- a CDS encoding CBS domain-containing protein produces MRSFKIGSAFGIPIKLDLTFLLILPVFAYLIGSQISAQADLIQSAFGVALDTSALTAGTTPWLLGVVAAVGLFAGVVLHELGHSLVAQHYGYPIDSITLWILGGIANLTDTPEDWKQEFQIAIAGPVVSIVIGVVCAAVLFVLPGDVAFAKFVVGYLALMNLVLAAFNLLPGFPMDGGRVLRALLARSRPYARATQIAAEVGKGFAVLLGILGLLAWNLIFIGIAFFIYIGAASEAQQTMMSAVFEDVTVGDIMTPVTELKTVSPSDSVADLTERMFRERHTGYPVIENGEIVGMVTLGDAREVDPVERDAYTVEDIMSKDVKTIDKEENAMTALERIQQESIGRLIVTNHHGELVGLISRTDLMTAFDIIQSSGRQNDAPTARVKNA; encoded by the coding sequence ATGCGGAGTTTCAAGATCGGGAGCGCCTTCGGCATCCCCATCAAACTCGACCTCACGTTCCTCCTCATCCTGCCGGTGTTCGCCTACCTCATCGGGAGTCAGATATCGGCGCAAGCCGACCTCATCCAGTCCGCGTTCGGCGTCGCGCTCGACACCAGCGCGCTCACCGCCGGAACGACGCCGTGGCTCCTCGGCGTCGTCGCCGCCGTCGGCCTCTTCGCCGGCGTCGTCCTCCACGAACTCGGCCACTCGCTCGTCGCCCAACACTACGGCTACCCCATCGACTCCATCACGCTGTGGATCCTCGGCGGCATCGCGAACCTCACCGACACGCCCGAAGACTGGAAGCAGGAGTTCCAGATCGCCATCGCCGGACCCGTCGTCTCCATCGTCATCGGCGTCGTCTGCGCCGCCGTCCTCTTCGTCCTCCCCGGCGACGTCGCCTTCGCGAAGTTCGTCGTCGGCTACCTCGCCCTGATGAACCTCGTGCTCGCCGCGTTCAACCTCCTCCCCGGCTTCCCGATGGACGGCGGACGCGTCCTCCGCGCGCTCCTCGCCCGCAGCAGGCCGTACGCCCGCGCCACCCAGATCGCCGCGGAAGTCGGGAAGGGCTTCGCCGTCCTCCTCGGCATCCTCGGCCTGCTCGCGTGGAACCTCATCTTCATCGGCATCGCCTTCTTCATCTACATCGGCGCGGCGAGCGAAGCCCAGCAGACGATGATGTCCGCCGTCTTCGAGGACGTCACCGTCGGCGACATCATGACGCCCGTCACGGAACTAAAGACCGTCTCCCCGAGCGATAGCGTCGCCGACCTCACCGAGCGGATGTTCCGCGAGCGCCACACCGGCTACCCCGTCATCGAGAACGGCGAAATCGTCGGCATGGTCACGCTCGGCGACGCCCGCGAAGTCGACCCCGTCGAACGCGACGCCTACACCGTCGAGGACATCATGTCGAAAGACGTGAAAACCATCGACAAGGAAGAGAACGCCATGACCGCCCTCGAACGCATCCAGCAGGAGAGCATCGGCCGCCTCATCGTCACGAACCACCACGGCGAACTCGTCGGCCTCATCTCCCGCACCGACCTCATGACCGCGTTCGACATCATCCAGTCGAGCGGCCGGCAGAACGACGCCCCGACCGCGCGAGTCAAGAACGCCTGA
- a CDS encoding PhnE/PtxC family ABC transporter permease: MDDVTRVRNALERAQFRRRVATVVGIVVVLVLTALGMTYVGFTVAEVVRQFDQWWAFVGAFLRPDFVDFTLATKNAGENGIHGFSALWYSLLHPGSIVTGVMSQASSGSVLTAAAATTVIVGFTGTVLGFPLALFFGILGSERVTPYPWNFVFRGTMSTIRAIPALVWILIFIPLLGVSAKAAILAIAVDTIGNMGRLFTDELEEIQDGPIEAINSTGASRAQTVVFGMLSQVSTSFIAWTLYIAEINTRAAISLGVVGAGGLGQYIQLKINFGTQSAYAQAAAGLIMVVFIVVAVELASSRIRARLRPGETEGKGVLDVIRSLGDLNKWLGRGTREDA; the protein is encoded by the coding sequence ATGGACGACGTCACTCGCGTCCGGAACGCGCTCGAACGCGCGCAGTTCCGCCGGCGCGTCGCGACCGTCGTCGGCATCGTCGTCGTGCTCGTGCTCACCGCGCTCGGCATGACTTACGTCGGATTCACCGTCGCGGAGGTCGTCCGCCAGTTCGACCAGTGGTGGGCGTTCGTCGGCGCGTTCCTCCGCCCGGACTTCGTCGACTTCACCCTCGCGACGAAGAACGCCGGCGAGAACGGCATCCACGGCTTCAGCGCACTCTGGTACTCCCTCCTCCACCCCGGCAGCATCGTGACGGGGGTCATGAGTCAGGCGTCGAGCGGGAGCGTGCTCACCGCCGCCGCCGCGACCACCGTCATCGTCGGGTTCACGGGGACCGTCCTCGGCTTCCCGCTCGCGCTCTTCTTCGGCATCCTCGGGAGCGAGCGCGTGACGCCCTACCCGTGGAACTTCGTCTTCCGCGGGACGATGAGCACGATCCGCGCCATCCCGGCGCTCGTCTGGATCCTCATCTTCATCCCGCTCCTCGGCGTCTCCGCGAAAGCCGCTATCCTCGCCATCGCCGTCGACACCATCGGGAACATGGGCCGCCTCTTCACGGACGAGCTCGAGGAGATCCAAGACGGCCCCATCGAAGCCATCAACTCGACGGGCGCGTCCCGCGCCCAGACCGTCGTCTTCGGGATGCTCAGTCAGGTCTCGACCTCGTTCATCGCATGGACGCTCTACATCGCGGAGATCAACACGCGCGCCGCCATCAGCCTCGGCGTCGTCGGCGCGGGCGGCCTCGGCCAGTACATCCAGTTGAAGATCAACTTCGGGACGCAGAGCGCGTACGCACAGGCCGCCGCCGGCCTCATCATGGTCGTCTTCATCGTCGTCGCCGTCGAGCTCGCGTCCTCCCGCATCCGCGCGCGCCTCCGCCCCGGGGAGACCGAAGGCAAGGGCGTCCTCGACGTCATCCGGAGCCTCGGCGACCTGAACAAGTGGCTCGGCCGCGGGACACGCGAGGACGCCTGA
- a CDS encoding uracil-DNA glycosylase, with product MEHMEGLDVAGCTKCADLVESRSRIVNGVGPEDAEVVFVGEAPGANEDEQGEPFVGRSGTVLDDALRDVGLARADVRITNCVRCRPPENRDPTKEELANCRPYLEAELEAVDPEAVVTLGKVPSQHLLGRDVAVTSEAGSVETVTFGDAKLDVLVCVHPAATLYDRSQEETFASTIEKAATMAGTGESGQSTLGDW from the coding sequence ATGGAGCATATGGAGGGGCTCGACGTCGCCGGGTGTACGAAGTGCGCAGACCTCGTGGAGTCTCGCTCGCGAATCGTGAACGGCGTCGGCCCTGAGGACGCCGAGGTGGTGTTCGTCGGGGAGGCACCGGGCGCGAACGAGGACGAGCAGGGCGAGCCGTTCGTCGGGCGCTCCGGGACGGTGCTCGACGACGCGCTCCGCGACGTCGGGCTGGCGCGTGCGGACGTCCGCATCACGAACTGCGTGCGGTGTCGGCCGCCGGAGAACCGCGACCCGACGAAGGAGGAACTCGCGAACTGCCGGCCGTACCTCGAAGCGGAACTCGAAGCCGTCGACCCCGAAGCCGTGGTGACGCTCGGGAAAGTCCCCAGCCAGCACCTGCTCGGCCGCGACGTCGCCGTGACCTCGGAGGCGGGGAGCGTGGAAACCGTCACGTTCGGCGACGCGAAACTCGACGTGCTCGTGTGCGTGCATCCGGCGGCGACGCTCTACGACCGGAGCCAAGAGGAGACGTTCGCGTCGACCATCGAGAAAGCGGCGACGATGGCGGGCACGGGCGAGAGCGGGCAGTCGACCCTCGGCGACTGGTAG
- a CDS encoding MBL fold metallo-hydrolase — MAIGDVFGVESLDDVHYVDTGMYDVAEYGAVYVVDAERPAVVDTGVGTNYERILDAIEEVGLAVEDIEAILVTHVHLDHAGGAGFLAAETGADVYVHEIGGRHLVDPSALVQGTKRAVGDQWQFYVEPKPVPEDQVVEVSGGDSVDLGDRTMDVVHVPGHAPHQVAYHDRRANAVYVADAAGIWIPAEERVRETSPPSDFDLEQCLDDVETLRGLDADVLCYPHFGPVDDTSVLDDYEDVLTDWVERVAAKRAELEDDEAVVEYFAEHNDVEGVWDDLKAREETAMNVRGVLLSLDRQEER; from the coding sequence ATGGCAATCGGCGACGTCTTCGGGGTCGAATCGTTGGACGACGTGCACTACGTCGACACGGGCATGTACGACGTCGCGGAGTACGGCGCGGTCTACGTCGTGGACGCGGAGCGCCCCGCAGTCGTCGACACGGGCGTCGGGACGAACTACGAGCGCATCCTCGACGCGATCGAGGAAGTGGGGCTCGCCGTGGAGGACATCGAGGCGATTCTGGTGACGCACGTCCACCTCGACCACGCGGGCGGCGCGGGCTTCCTCGCCGCCGAGACGGGCGCGGACGTCTACGTCCACGAAATCGGCGGCCGCCACCTCGTGGACCCGAGCGCACTGGTTCAGGGGACGAAGCGCGCGGTCGGCGACCAGTGGCAGTTCTACGTCGAGCCGAAACCCGTCCCCGAGGACCAGGTCGTCGAGGTCTCGGGCGGCGACAGCGTCGACCTGGGCGACCGGACGATGGACGTCGTGCACGTCCCGGGCCACGCGCCCCACCAGGTCGCGTACCACGACCGGCGCGCGAACGCGGTGTACGTCGCGGACGCCGCGGGCATCTGGATTCCCGCGGAGGAGCGCGTGCGGGAGACGAGTCCGCCCTCCGACTTCGACCTCGAGCAGTGCCTCGACGACGTCGAGACGCTCCGCGGCCTCGACGCCGACGTGCTCTGCTACCCGCACTTCGGGCCGGTCGACGACACGAGCGTCCTCGACGACTACGAGGACGTGCTCACTGACTGGGTGGAGCGCGTCGCCGCGAAGCGCGCGGAACTCGAAGACGACGAGGCGGTCGTCGAGTACTTCGCCGAGCACAACGACGTCGAGGGCGTCTGGGACGACCTGAAGGCGCGCGAGGAGACCGCGATGAACGTCCGCGGCGTCCTCCTCTCCCTCGATAGACAGGAGGAACGATGA
- the solA gene encoding N-methyl-L-tryptophan oxidase: MPSDYDVIVVGVGGMGSAACAHLAERGVDVLGLERYGIPHAEGSSHGSTRIIRYAYSEGESYVPLLERAYELWRDLDADHDRDLLTTTGSLTVGPPDEGLVPDARDALDAHGKAYDYLDAAGLEARFPYAVDDDWRAIYQPDGGFLDPEQSIVAHVDRAHANGATIKGREAVTAWREDDSGVTVDTEKGTYTADHLVVAAGAWSPDLCPGLADHLTVERQVMGWFQPTDPAAFTPDAFPVFMVETGGNELYGFPRHDLPGMKVGVHHHRNEETDPDALAEPTREDEAHVRDALTDYIPDAAGETLGLATCLYTNTPDRDFVLGALPNAERVTVAAGFSGHGFKFTSVVGEILADLALDGRTDHPIAGFDPARFD; the protein is encoded by the coding sequence ATGCCCAGTGACTACGATGTCATCGTCGTCGGCGTCGGCGGGATGGGGAGTGCGGCCTGCGCGCACCTCGCCGAGCGCGGCGTCGACGTACTCGGCCTCGAACGCTACGGGATTCCGCACGCCGAGGGGTCCTCGCACGGGTCGACGCGCATCATCCGGTACGCGTACAGCGAAGGCGAGAGCTACGTCCCCCTCCTCGAACGCGCGTACGAGCTCTGGCGGGACCTCGACGCCGACCACGACCGCGACCTCCTCACGACGACCGGCTCGCTGACCGTCGGCCCGCCGGACGAGGGGCTCGTCCCGGACGCGCGCGACGCGCTCGACGCCCACGGCAAGGCGTACGACTATCTCGACGCCGCCGGCCTCGAAGCCCGCTTCCCCTACGCGGTCGACGACGACTGGCGCGCCATCTACCAGCCCGACGGCGGCTTCCTCGACCCCGAGCAGAGCATCGTCGCGCACGTCGACCGCGCGCACGCCAACGGCGCGACCATCAAGGGACGCGAAGCCGTCACCGCCTGGCGCGAAGACGACTCCGGCGTCACCGTCGACACCGAGAAAGGAACGTACACCGCCGACCACCTCGTCGTCGCCGCCGGCGCGTGGTCGCCCGACCTCTGCCCCGGCCTCGCCGACCACCTCACCGTCGAACGCCAGGTCATGGGGTGGTTCCAGCCCACCGACCCCGCCGCCTTCACGCCCGACGCGTTCCCCGTCTTCATGGTCGAAACCGGCGGGAACGAACTCTACGGCTTCCCGCGCCACGACCTCCCCGGCATGAAAGTCGGCGTCCACCACCACCGAAACGAGGAAACCGACCCCGACGCCCTCGCCGAACCCACTCGCGAAGACGAAGCCCACGTCCGCGACGCGCTCACCGACTACATCCCGGACGCCGCCGGCGAAACCCTCGGCCTCGCCACCTGCCTCTACACGAACACGCCCGACCGCGACTTCGTCCTCGGCGCGCTCCCCAACGCGGAGCGCGTCACCGTCGCCGCCGGCTTCTCCGGCCACGGCTTCAAGTTCACCAGCGTCGTCGGCGAAATCCTCGCCGACCTCGCACTCGACGGCCGCACCGACCACCCGATAGCGGGATTCGACCCAGCGCGATTCGACTAA